A genomic stretch from Acidobacteriota bacterium includes:
- the ssb gene encoding single-stranded DNA-binding protein — protein sequence MRDINSLNKVILVGRLGQKPEIRSHAQSGRSSARFSLATNERLYNPSTQTATDKTEWHKIVVWFPRLVEFCDKYLDKGKQILIEGSIRTREYQDRDNNKRYMTEIVADKIVLLGRREESSATRTDTTDLDAVYSRGPRGGAAAEDEFPSGGEEPSGSGGPDDDIPF from the coding sequence ATGAGAGACATCAACAGCCTGAACAAGGTCATCCTCGTCGGCCGCCTCGGCCAGAAGCCGGAGATCCGGAGCCACGCCCAGAGCGGCCGGTCGTCGGCGCGCTTCTCCCTGGCCACGAACGAGCGGCTCTACAACCCGTCCACCCAGACCGCGACCGACAAGACCGAGTGGCACAAGATCGTCGTCTGGTTCCCCCGGCTGGTCGAGTTCTGCGACAAGTACCTCGACAAGGGCAAGCAGATCCTCATCGAGGGGAGCATCCGGACCCGGGAATACCAGGACCGCGACAACAACAAGCGCTACATGACCGAGATCGTGGCCGACAAGATCGTCCTGCTCGGCCGGCGCGAGGAGAGCTCGGCGACGCGGACCGACACGACCGACCTCGACGCGGTCTACAGCCGCGGCCCCCGCGGCGGCGCGGCGGCGGAAGACGAATTCCCGTCGGGCGGCGAGGAGCCCAGCGGCTCCGGCGGCCCGGACGACGACATCCCCTTCTAG
- the ybgF gene encoding tol-pal system protein YbgF yields the protein MRRLRLGAFLLAVLTLAAAGQDKSKKAIELVYDDVQALKQQVQELRARVDQNAEAIQSIQDQLKALSDLVRQAVAGQSGTQEGLRAVPAQYQDILRRLDQLTLDIQALAAGLAGRAPAAAEPGAEAERKPVPAAPVKAPAEAKPQPAAPVTPAPAPTMSPQEAYSVAYNDYLKGNYDLAVESFKLYRQQFPESPLADNALYWIGECRYSQRKFEEAIDAFDELILTYPQGDKAAAAHLKKGLSFIELGRKPEALAALKLLVAKYPLEEEARIAQDKIRELEQK from the coding sequence TTGCGTCGACTTCGCCTCGGGGCCTTCCTGCTCGCCGTCCTGACCCTGGCCGCGGCCGGGCAGGACAAGAGCAAGAAGGCCATCGAGCTCGTCTACGACGACGTCCAGGCCCTCAAGCAGCAGGTCCAGGAGCTGAGGGCCCGCGTCGACCAGAACGCCGAGGCGATCCAGTCTATCCAGGACCAGCTCAAGGCCCTCTCGGATCTCGTCCGCCAGGCGGTCGCCGGGCAGTCCGGGACCCAGGAGGGCCTGCGAGCCGTCCCCGCCCAGTATCAGGACATCCTGCGCCGGCTAGATCAGCTGACGCTCGATATCCAGGCGCTCGCGGCCGGACTGGCCGGCCGGGCTCCCGCCGCGGCGGAGCCCGGAGCGGAGGCGGAACGGAAGCCGGTCCCGGCGGCGCCGGTCAAGGCCCCGGCCGAGGCCAAGCCGCAGCCGGCCGCGCCGGTCACCCCGGCGCCGGCCCCGACCATGTCCCCCCAGGAGGCCTACTCGGTCGCCTACAACGATTACCTCAAGGGCAATTACGACCTGGCCGTCGAGAGCTTCAAGCTCTACCGCCAGCAGTTCCCCGAGAGCCCGCTGGCCGACAACGCCCTCTACTGGATCGGGGAGTGCCGCTACAGCCAGCGGAAGTTCGAGGAGGCGATCGACGCCTTCGACGAGCTCATCCTGACCTATCCGCAGGGGGACAAGGCCGCGGCGGCCCACCTCAAAAAGGGCCTCAGTTTCATCGAGCTCGGGCGCAAGCCCGAAGCCCTGGCCGCGCTCAAGCTGCTCGTGGCCAAGTATCCGCTCGAGGAGGAAGCCCGCATCGCCCAGGACAAGATCCGGGAGCTCGAACAAAAATGA
- a CDS encoding HPr family phosphocarrier protein produces the protein MLDKTVTIRNKLGLHARAAVKFVNLANRFGSSVKIVKAGDEIDGKSILGILTLAATQGTPIRLVISGKDEESAMAALTELIGNRFDEKE, from the coding sequence ATGCTCGACAAGACGGTCACCATCCGCAACAAGCTGGGCCTGCACGCCCGGGCCGCCGTCAAGTTCGTCAACCTGGCCAACCGCTTCGGCTCGTCGGTCAAGATCGTCAAGGCCGGCGACGAGATCGACGGCAAGAGCATCCTCGGCATCCTGACCCTGGCCGCGACGCAGGGCACGCCGATCCGCCTGGTCATCTCCGGCAAGGACGAGGAATCGGCCATGGCCGCCCTGACCGAGCTCATCGGCAACCGCTTCGACGAGAAAGAGTGA
- the lptB gene encoding LPS export ABC transporter ATP-binding protein — MKGSLKAVDLEKSYGRKKVVDKVSVRVEGGEIIGLLGPNGAGKTTTFSMILGLVPQDGGRVILRDEDITRLPMYLRARRGLVLLPQEPSAFRKMTVAENLLAVLETRPSGAAARSARVDAALEEFGLKSLAGARALTLSGGERRRLEIARAMVMDPEFILLDEPFTGIDPLSVRDLQGIIRGLRDKGLGVLLTDHAVRETLAITDRAYILEGGRVLKEGPPAEIVASDEVRERYLGQEFRL; from the coding sequence ATGAAGGGTTCCCTGAAAGCGGTTGACCTCGAGAAAAGCTACGGGCGAAAGAAGGTCGTCGACAAGGTTTCGGTCAGGGTCGAAGGGGGGGAGATCATCGGTCTCCTGGGGCCGAACGGCGCCGGCAAAACGACCACCTTCTCCATGATCCTCGGCCTCGTCCCCCAGGACGGCGGCCGGGTCATCCTCCGGGACGAGGACATCACGAGGCTGCCGATGTATCTCCGGGCGCGCCGCGGCCTGGTCCTCCTGCCGCAGGAGCCGTCGGCCTTCCGGAAGATGACCGTGGCCGAGAACCTCCTGGCCGTCCTCGAGACCAGGCCGTCGGGCGCGGCAGCGCGGTCCGCCCGCGTCGACGCCGCGCTCGAGGAGTTCGGCCTGAAGAGCCTGGCCGGGGCCAGGGCCCTGACCCTGTCCGGCGGCGAGCGCCGGCGCCTGGAGATCGCCCGGGCCATGGTCATGGACCCGGAGTTCATCCTGCTCGACGAGCCGTTCACGGGGATCGACCCCCTTTCGGTGCGGGACCTCCAGGGCATCATCAGGGGCCTGCGGGACAAGGGCCTGGGCGTCCTGCTGACGGACCACGCCGTCCGGGAGACCCTGGCGATCACCGACCGGGCCTATATCCTCGAGGGCGGCCGCGTCCTCAAGGAGGGCCCGCCGGCGGAGATCGTCGCTTCCGACGAGGTCCGGGAGAGATATTTGGGCCAGGAGTTTCGTCTATAG
- the rpoN gene encoding RNA polymerase factor sigma-54 produces MILKQRLDQRQVQKLVLAPALQQAIKLLPLTNLELIEVIDEELAQNPMIEIEDEAREGAAKDSETVAAEEAGVKNRDSVLEGLSLESTEPKLAGEAPEDNILAGFQDYLDEGFRPHFTESRDAVSLENTISRTPSLWDHLNWQASLTFFEPADRELAERIIGDINDDGYLSSAIDELARLNRTTPEAVEAVRAKIKTFDPVGCASLDLREALLAQMDYLQIQDEMARRIIAQHLPLLERSDFAQLAKVLGASLAEIRVRIDLIRTLDPAPGRKYTEEETSYVVPDIVVDKEGDDWTIALNDEGLPRLRISPYYRQLLAKATAGEPEAYRFLKDRLKKALWFLRSLDQRNRTIYKVAKFIVDRQKEFFEKGIDFIRPLTLMEIAQDIGVHESTVGRVVANKFMMTPRGVFSLKYFFHKSLQGSYGEDVSSLMVKDRIRKLVEGEDRDNPLSDIEIGELLARENLRIARRTVAKYRTQLGIEPSHIRKRKSIMEEKA; encoded by the coding sequence ATGATCCTCAAGCAGCGGCTCGACCAGCGCCAGGTGCAGAAGCTCGTCCTTGCCCCGGCCCTGCAGCAGGCCATCAAGCTCCTGCCCCTGACCAACCTCGAGCTCATCGAGGTCATCGACGAGGAGCTGGCCCAGAACCCGATGATCGAGATCGAGGACGAGGCCCGCGAGGGCGCCGCCAAGGACAGCGAGACCGTGGCCGCCGAGGAGGCGGGGGTTAAGAACCGGGACAGCGTGCTCGAGGGGCTGAGCCTCGAATCGACCGAGCCCAAGCTGGCCGGCGAGGCCCCCGAGGACAACATCCTGGCCGGCTTCCAGGACTACCTCGACGAGGGCTTCCGGCCGCACTTCACCGAGAGCCGCGACGCCGTCTCGCTCGAGAACACCATCTCCCGGACGCCCTCCCTCTGGGACCACCTGAACTGGCAGGCCAGCCTGACCTTCTTCGAGCCAGCGGACCGGGAGCTGGCCGAGCGCATCATCGGCGACATCAACGACGACGGCTACCTCAGCTCGGCCATCGACGAGCTGGCGCGCCTGAACAGGACGACGCCGGAGGCGGTCGAAGCCGTCCGGGCCAAGATCAAGACCTTCGACCCCGTCGGCTGCGCCAGCCTGGACCTGCGCGAGGCGCTCCTGGCCCAGATGGACTATCTCCAGATCCAGGACGAGATGGCCCGCCGGATCATCGCCCAGCACCTGCCGCTCCTCGAGAGATCCGACTTCGCCCAGCTGGCCAAGGTCCTCGGCGCTTCGCTGGCCGAGATCCGGGTGCGCATCGACCTGATCAGGACCCTCGACCCGGCGCCGGGCCGCAAGTACACCGAGGAGGAGACGAGCTACGTCGTCCCGGACATCGTCGTCGACAAGGAAGGCGACGACTGGACGATCGCGCTCAACGACGAGGGCCTGCCGCGCCTGCGCATCAGCCCCTACTACCGCCAGCTCCTGGCCAAGGCGACCGCCGGCGAGCCCGAGGCCTACCGCTTCCTCAAGGACCGCCTGAAGAAGGCCCTCTGGTTCCTGCGCAGCCTCGACCAGAGGAACCGGACGATCTACAAGGTCGCCAAGTTCATCGTTGACCGCCAGAAGGAGTTCTTCGAGAAGGGCATCGACTTCATCAGGCCCCTGACCCTGATGGAGATCGCCCAGGACATCGGCGTCCACGAATCGACGGTCGGCCGCGTCGTCGCCAACAAGTTCATGATGACGCCCCGGGGCGTCTTCTCGCTCAAATACTTCTTCCACAAGTCGCTGCAGGGGAGCTACGGCGAGGACGTCTCCTCGCTCATGGTCAAGGACCGCATCCGCAAGCTCGTCGAGGGGGAGGACAGGGACAACCCCCTAAGCGACATCGAGATCGGCGAGCTGCTGGCCCGGGAGAACCTGCGCATCGCCCGCCGGACGGTGGCCAAGTACCGGACCCAGCTCGGGATCGAGCCCTCCCATATCCGCAAGAGAAAGTCCATCATGGAGGAGAAGGCATGA
- a CDS encoding phosphomannose isomerase type II C-terminal cupin domain: MSDKIPPEDDIRGGIVEDVRPWGKFRRYPHENAGSIKIITVEPGGRLSLQYHEKRAELWVVLDPGLEITVGGRVWLAAPNEEIIIPRRAAHRVRNAGQAPARFMEIWIGHSSEADIVRLSDDYHRK; encoded by the coding sequence GTGAGCGACAAGATCCCGCCCGAGGACGATATCCGCGGCGGCATCGTCGAGGACGTCCGCCCCTGGGGCAAGTTCCGGCGCTACCCGCACGAGAACGCCGGCAGCATCAAGATCATCACCGTCGAGCCCGGCGGCCGGCTGTCGCTCCAGTATCACGAGAAGCGGGCCGAGCTCTGGGTCGTGCTCGACCCCGGGCTCGAGATCACCGTCGGCGGCCGCGTCTGGCTGGCGGCGCCGAACGAGGAGATCATCATCCCCCGCCGGGCCGCCCACCGGGTGCGCAACGCCGGGCAGGCCCCGGCCCGTTTCATGGAGATCTGGATCGGCCACTCCTCGGAAGCCGACATCGTCCGCCTCTCGGACGATTATCATCGGAAGTGA
- a CDS encoding PTS sugar transporter subunit IIA: MKIHALLDESLILPRLEARDRAGVLREMSDSLEARHAPALDGALLEKLLKREELGTTAIGKGVAVPHCRARGLEVPALLLGLSQDGVAFEAVDGKPSHVFFLLVSPEDNPGAGLRLLAAIAGLVRRSRSLSSKLLKATTAAGVIEALRAEEEKARA, translated from the coding sequence ATGAAGATCCACGCGCTCCTAGACGAGAGCCTGATCCTGCCGCGGCTGGAGGCCCGGGACCGGGCCGGCGTTCTCCGCGAGATGTCGGATTCGCTGGAGGCCCGGCACGCGCCCGCTCTCGACGGCGCGCTCCTCGAAAAGCTCCTGAAGCGGGAGGAGCTGGGCACGACGGCCATCGGCAAGGGCGTCGCCGTGCCTCATTGCCGGGCCAGGGGGCTGGAGGTCCCGGCCCTGCTCCTCGGCCTGTCCCAGGACGGCGTCGCCTTCGAGGCCGTCGACGGCAAGCCCTCGCACGTCTTCTTCCTCCTCGTCTCGCCCGAGGACAACCCCGGCGCCGGCCTGCGGCTTCTGGCCGCCATTGCCGGGCTGGTGCGCCGGTCGCGATCGCTCTCCTCGAAGCTGCTCAAGGCGACCACCGCGGCCGGCGTCATCGAGGCCCTCCGGGCCGAGGAGGAGAAGGCCCGTGCCTGA
- a CDS encoding PTS sugar transporter subunit IIA, with protein sequence MIGGIIVCHGRMAEELLNALTIILGEAPNIEAISIGWYDDVEDSKKKINQSLKKVDQKSGVVIFTDMFGGTPSNLSFSFFKEGHVEIVTGVNLPMLIKFVSLQRANNLKDVAKKVVDQGKKNIHLVSALLKSRTK encoded by the coding sequence ATGATCGGAGGCATCATCGTCTGCCACGGCCGGATGGCCGAGGAGCTGCTGAACGCCCTGACCATCATCCTCGGCGAGGCGCCCAACATCGAAGCCATCTCCATCGGCTGGTACGACGACGTCGAGGATTCGAAGAAGAAGATCAACCAGAGCCTCAAAAAGGTCGACCAGAAGAGCGGCGTCGTCATCTTCACCGACATGTTCGGCGGCACCCCTTCCAACCTGAGCTTCAGCTTCTTCAAGGAGGGGCACGTCGAGATCGTCACCGGGGTCAACCTGCCGATGCTCATCAAGTTCGTCTCCCTGCAGCGGGCCAACAACCTCAAGGACGTGGCCAAGAAGGTAGTCGACCAGGGCAAGAAGAACATCCACCTGGTCAGCGCCCTGCTCAAGTCCCGGACCAAGTAA
- the raiA gene encoding ribosome-associated translation inhibitor RaiA, whose amino-acid sequence MNVQYTARQAALTPEIKAYCEKRLGRLKNLADDVLDINIILGAQKGRSKAEINVKARGRSLIVVEETLDMMDSLNRAFDTLETRIRKDRAKFREKKRRGGRERKALAPAVEAPEAEKRVVRANFFSLKPLTIEEALVQLDAKAKEVFLFRREGSQTWAAVYRRKDGHYGLVEPE is encoded by the coding sequence ATGAACGTCCAGTACACCGCGCGGCAAGCGGCCCTGACGCCCGAGATCAAGGCCTACTGCGAGAAGCGGCTGGGCCGCCTGAAGAACCTGGCCGACGACGTCCTCGACATCAACATCATCCTGGGCGCCCAGAAGGGCCGGTCCAAGGCCGAGATCAACGTCAAGGCCAGGGGGCGGAGCCTGATCGTCGTCGAGGAGACCCTGGACATGATGGATTCGCTCAACCGGGCCTTCGACACGCTCGAGACGCGGATTCGCAAGGACCGGGCCAAGTTCCGCGAAAAGAAGCGCCGGGGCGGACGGGAGCGGAAGGCCCTGGCCCCGGCCGTCGAGGCCCCGGAGGCGGAGAAGCGGGTCGTCCGGGCGAACTTCTTCTCCCTCAAGCCGCTGACGATCGAGGAGGCCCTGGTTCAGCTGGACGCCAAGGCCAAGGAGGTCTTCCTGTTCCGCCGCGAAGGCAGCCAGACCTGGGCCGCCGTCTACCGGCGCAAGGACGGCCACTACGGCCTGGTCGAGCCGGAATAG
- a CDS encoding LptA/OstA family protein, with protein MSAQKASAPVRFARIAATAALVIVAAAIVVRLAGRREPPSSAVPAAPPPADRVVDLQERVRQREFKDGRPVADIRGDRFFRGPDGRNHLAGAVEVVSFGPGGETASRLTAGEIVYDPGSLRFSVTGNVRVEAGGVVLLGDAFEYDKAKGLFWTKTGGRFSSASMAGSAGAVLYAETAGEVRLGGSFRVEIGAPGRPNEVLDASGDSFEYALRERRGRIDGRASISGADFRGTSETVSFFAARDELSFESAVLEGAARIVPGPKASGGGASGEVLADRIEVSFSRQPAGFSIRTSGRSSLLDRSAADRTVTVRAATIRLSFRRADGRSAWSASGGVRAEIAEAGAAVRTLEGEDAAYGSGDVVEATGAAGRPAVAESAEARIEAPEIAVAAGTGWIRASGGAACVLRKAGGRRAMGFLSQSEDVSVSCETLEARPGTSTYGFAGNVAVRQGGKAIRAAAIEAAGETGRMSGSGGVAVTLTEAPSDGKPGRAVDLGGADMAYEPSRRVLILSSRAYVRLPEAGLEASTVTAVIGRDGRTVESLTAARGVVVSKGRYVGRSEAASYDAAAGRLTLTGSPVLTDGKGGSARGAKLTFDLADDKISVENEGDGRATTVVRS; from the coding sequence ATGAGCGCGCAGAAAGCCTCGGCGCCGGTGAGGTTCGCCCGGATCGCGGCGACGGCGGCCCTCGTTATCGTCGCCGCGGCCATCGTCGTCCGCCTGGCCGGCCGCCGCGAACCGCCTTCCTCCGCCGTTCCCGCCGCGCCCCCGCCCGCGGATCGGGTCGTCGACCTCCAGGAACGGGTCCGCCAGCGGGAATTCAAGGACGGGCGCCCCGTCGCCGATATCCGCGGCGACCGCTTCTTCCGCGGGCCGGACGGCCGCAACCATCTCGCCGGCGCGGTCGAGGTCGTGAGCTTCGGCCCGGGGGGCGAGACCGCTTCCCGTCTCACGGCCGGCGAGATCGTCTACGATCCGGGCTCGCTCCGCTTCTCGGTCACCGGGAACGTCCGGGTCGAGGCGGGCGGCGTCGTCCTCCTGGGCGATGCCTTCGAGTACGACAAGGCGAAGGGCCTGTTCTGGACGAAGACCGGGGGACGGTTCTCCTCGGCCTCGATGGCCGGGAGCGCCGGGGCCGTTCTCTACGCCGAAACCGCCGGCGAGGTCCGGCTGGGCGGCAGCTTCCGGGTCGAGATCGGTGCGCCCGGCCGTCCGAACGAGGTCCTGGACGCATCCGGCGACTCCTTCGAATACGCCCTCCGCGAGCGCCGCGGCCGGATCGACGGCCGGGCCTCGATCTCGGGCGCCGATTTCCGCGGGACATCGGAGACCGTCTCGTTCTTCGCGGCCAGGGACGAATTGTCGTTCGAATCCGCTGTTCTCGAGGGCGCCGCCAGGATCGTTCCGGGACCCAAAGCGTCCGGCGGAGGGGCAAGCGGCGAGGTCCTCGCCGACCGGATCGAGGTCTCGTTCTCGCGCCAGCCGGCGGGTTTTTCGATCAGGACCTCGGGCCGGTCCAGCCTCCTCGACCGGTCCGCCGCGGACAGGACCGTGACCGTCCGGGCGGCGACGATCCGGCTGAGCTTCCGCAGGGCGGACGGCCGCTCGGCCTGGTCCGCCTCGGGCGGCGTCCGGGCCGAGATCGCGGAGGCCGGCGCCGCCGTCCGAACCCTCGAAGGCGAAGATGCGGCGTACGGGTCGGGCGATGTCGTCGAGGCGACCGGGGCCGCCGGCCGTCCCGCGGTCGCCGAATCCGCGGAGGCCCGGATCGAGGCGCCCGAAATCGCCGTCGCCGCCGGAACGGGATGGATCCGGGCTTCGGGCGGCGCGGCCTGCGTCCTGAGGAAGGCGGGCGGGAGGCGGGCCATGGGTTTTCTTTCCCAGTCCGAGGACGTCTCCGTTTCGTGCGAAACGCTCGAGGCGAGGCCCGGGACCTCGACATACGGTTTTGCCGGGAACGTCGCCGTCCGGCAGGGAGGCAAGGCGATCAGGGCCGCGGCGATCGAGGCGGCCGGAGAGACGGGCCGGATGAGCGGCAGCGGGGGAGTCGCGGTGACGCTGACCGAGGCCCCGTCCGACGGAAAGCCCGGCCGCGCGGTCGACCTGGGCGGCGCGGATATGGCTTATGAACCCAGCCGGAGGGTCCTGATCCTGTCCTCAAGAGCCTATGTCCGCCTGCCAGAAGCCGGCCTGGAAGCTTCGACCGTGACGGCCGTGATCGGCCGGGACGGACGGACCGTCGAATCGCTCACGGCGGCCCGGGGCGTCGTCGTCTCCAAGGGGCGCTATGTCGGCCGTTCGGAGGCGGCGTCGTACGATGCTGCGGCCGGCCGGCTGACGCTCACCGGAAGCCCCGTTCTGACCGACGGCAAAGGGGGTTCGGCCAGGGGGGCCAAATTGACTTTCGATCTGGCCGATGATAAGATTTCGGTCGAGAACGAGGGAGATGGAAGAGCCACGACCGTCGTCAGATCATGA
- the ptsP gene encoding phosphoenolpyruvate--protein phosphotransferase produces MDMTRLRGTGVSPGIAMGEVLLPKRVVFTSRKEIIADDQVEAELARLRRAIDRTREELVRIRDGVREKAGPDSSLIFEAHLLILEDPALLAGLDGVISGEKARAEWALSKANMRFERLFESLTDDYFRQRKSDVSDVLKRVYRNLENNREAEKAPDKPHILVAHELLPSEAALRLSKELTLGVALDMGGQTSHTAILARSLGIPAVLGLRDITRQVREGEFVIIDGTDGEVILDPPPAVRREFQAKKEKYENYRRELQKTAKLKSETLDRVRFIPQANIELPEEVALSLSMGAEGVGLFRSEFIYLRRESLPTEEDHFEIYARLARGAQPYPVTIRTLDIGGEKSLPQLNIEKEPNPALGLRAVRFSLRNRDLFRIQLRAILRASAAGNVRILVPMVTEVDEILEVKDIFEDVKRGLRRKGEAFDEKIPLGIMIEVPAAAALADVMLKEVDFVSIGTNDLIQYYLAVDRSNEYVSYLYKPFHPAVIRLIRSVIQAARQAGKDVVVCGEMAADTPSAIVLLGLGLRTFSMNPIFIPRVKKALRSIECRTAAKIAEETLKLRSAQDIEEYVTEEILLRHPQVFLTGQPLEAAPKK; encoded by the coding sequence ATGGACATGACCCGCCTTCGGGGAACAGGGGTGTCGCCGGGCATCGCCATGGGCGAGGTCCTCCTGCCCAAGCGCGTCGTCTTCACCTCGCGCAAGGAGATCATCGCCGACGACCAGGTCGAGGCCGAGCTGGCGCGGCTGCGCCGGGCCATCGACCGCACCCGGGAGGAGCTCGTCCGGATCAGGGATGGCGTCCGCGAGAAGGCCGGCCCGGACAGCTCGCTCATCTTCGAGGCCCACCTCCTCATCCTCGAGGACCCGGCCCTGCTGGCCGGGCTCGATGGCGTCATCAGCGGCGAGAAGGCCCGGGCGGAGTGGGCCCTGTCCAAGGCCAACATGCGCTTCGAGCGCCTGTTCGAGTCCCTGACGGACGATTACTTCCGCCAGCGCAAGTCGGACGTCTCGGACGTCCTGAAGCGAGTCTACCGGAACCTCGAGAACAACCGGGAGGCGGAGAAGGCGCCGGACAAGCCGCACATCCTCGTCGCCCACGAGCTTCTGCCGTCCGAAGCCGCCCTGCGCCTGAGCAAGGAGCTGACCCTGGGCGTGGCCCTGGACATGGGCGGGCAGACCTCGCACACGGCCATCCTGGCCAGGTCCCTGGGCATCCCGGCCGTCCTGGGGCTGCGCGACATCACCCGGCAGGTCCGGGAGGGCGAGTTCGTCATCATCGACGGCACCGACGGCGAGGTCATCCTCGACCCGCCGCCCGCGGTCCGGCGCGAGTTCCAGGCCAAGAAGGAGAAGTACGAGAACTACCGCCGCGAGCTCCAGAAGACGGCCAAGCTCAAGTCGGAGACGCTCGACCGGGTCCGCTTCATCCCCCAGGCCAACATCGAGCTGCCGGAGGAGGTGGCCCTGTCCCTGTCGATGGGCGCGGAGGGCGTGGGCCTTTTCCGCTCGGAGTTCATCTACCTCAGGCGGGAGTCCCTGCCGACCGAAGAGGACCATTTCGAGATCTACGCCCGCCTGGCCCGGGGCGCCCAGCCGTATCCCGTCACCATCCGGACCCTCGACATCGGCGGCGAGAAGAGCCTGCCCCAGCTGAACATCGAGAAGGAGCCCAACCCGGCGCTCGGGCTGCGGGCGGTCCGCTTCTCCCTGCGGAACCGGGACCTCTTCCGCATCCAGCTCCGGGCCATCCTCAGGGCCAGCGCCGCCGGGAACGTCCGCATCCTCGTGCCCATGGTCACCGAGGTCGACGAGATCCTCGAGGTCAAGGACATCTTCGAGGACGTCAAGAGGGGGCTGCGGCGGAAGGGCGAAGCCTTCGACGAGAAGATCCCCCTGGGCATCATGATCGAGGTGCCGGCGGCGGCCGCGCTGGCCGACGTCATGCTCAAGGAGGTCGATTTCGTCAGCATCGGGACGAACGACCTCATCCAGTACTACCTGGCCGTCGACCGGTCCAACGAGTACGTCAGTTACCTCTACAAGCCGTTCCACCCGGCGGTCATCCGGCTCATCCGGTCCGTCATCCAGGCGGCCCGGCAGGCCGGGAAGGACGTCGTCGTCTGCGGCGAGATGGCCGCCGACACGCCCTCGGCCATCGTCCTGCTCGGCCTGGGCCTGCGGACCTTCAGCATGAACCCCATCTTCATCCCGAGGGTCAAGAAGGCCCTGCGCTCGATCGAGTGCCGGACGGCCGCGAAGATCGCCGAGGAGACCCTGAAGCTGCGGAGCGCGCAGGACATCGAGGAATACGTCACCGAGGAGATCCTGCTCCGCCACCCCCAGGTGTTCCTGACCGGCCAGCCCCTGGAAGCCGCCCCGAAGAAATAG
- the rapZ gene encoding RNase adapter RapZ, translated as MPAAKDNRFLIVTGLSGSGKSVVSRALEDFGYYCMDNLPAKLIADFVDLWLKKKVEIDRAAMVVDIREPRFLADFPAVLREIRKRVPVRLVFLEASDEALAKRFNETRRPHPLAPRRPILEGVRLERKRLLGIRRLADEILDTSGLNIYQLKDLVGERLLRRRKPRTQVVVTSFGYKHGLPIESDLVFDTRLLPNPFYVDQLRKRTGKAPSVRRYVLGSPGTKPFLQHLARFVDFALPRFAREGKTAVAIAVGCTGGRHRSVVVAEELGRHLKKGGACDVRIYHRDLYK; from the coding sequence ATGCCCGCCGCCAAGGACAACCGCTTCCTGATCGTCACCGGCCTGTCCGGCTCCGGCAAGAGCGTGGTCAGCCGGGCCCTTGAGGACTTCGGCTACTACTGCATGGACAACCTGCCGGCCAAGCTCATCGCCGACTTCGTCGACCTCTGGCTCAAGAAGAAGGTCGAGATCGACCGGGCGGCCATGGTCGTCGACATCCGCGAGCCGCGGTTCCTGGCCGACTTCCCGGCCGTCCTGCGGGAGATCCGCAAGCGGGTGCCAGTCCGGCTGGTCTTCCTGGAGGCCTCCGACGAGGCCCTGGCCAAGCGCTTCAACGAGACCCGGCGGCCGCATCCGCTGGCCCCCCGGCGGCCCATCCTCGAGGGCGTCAGGCTGGAGCGGAAGCGGCTCCTGGGCATCCGCCGCCTGGCCGACGAGATCCTCGACACGTCGGGCCTCAACATCTACCAGCTCAAGGACCTGGTCGGCGAGCGCCTGCTGCGGCGGCGGAAGCCGCGGACGCAGGTCGTGGTGACCAGCTTCGGCTACAAGCACGGGCTGCCGATCGAATCCGACCTGGTCTTCGACACCCGGCTGCTGCCGAACCCGTTCTACGTCGACCAGCTGCGGAAGCGGACGGGCAAGGCGCCGAGCGTCCGCAGGTACGTCCTCGGATCGCCCGGGACGAAGCCGTTCCTGCAGCACCTGGCCCGCTTCGTCGATTTCGCCCTGCCCCGGTTCGCCCGGGAGGGCAAGACGGCCGTGGCCATCGCCGTCGGCTGCACCGGCGGGCGTCACCGGTCGGTGGTCGTCGCCGAGGAGCTCGGGCGCCACCTCAAGAAGGGCGGCGCCTGCGACGTCCGGATTTATCACCGTGACCTTTATAAATAG